From Trichoplusia ni isolate ovarian cell line Hi5 chromosome 11, tn1, whole genome shotgun sequence, the proteins below share one genomic window:
- the LOC113498579 gene encoding protein suppressor of sable isoform X1, translating to MIIVPTNISDSFKMTEAVPNAEVDDLEDGEIESEGEETTEVPTEDKGIETVPTIDDKLPLEKSETQDFYYSKSGKKKKSKSNKEQKFKDKSKKNRKYSSPTEDDFAGNIEKAIRKAMNKNDGVEGPNEADVDERRKHKKRKKHDNKDGLSKKRKKQDYSDEMDESEMMCIRGASPVHRQSPVDTYADDDRDSYASDSSHESRGQQHHRQQRHNRTQRERNKNNKNDNRRRGTHPMQDPEGVCLYYMQGKCHKGDDCIYSHDAQPPRKMELCKFYLMECCAKREKCLYMHADFPCKYYHTGLPCIYKDECKFAHGKPLSDGLKNILLKHIESAPKEILGDFPRLNREGALKMIQTTQARLMQQYSEAPEIQEKTIPSLFELNIPNPQNTPESLQGNQYNMNDRHNKISPKVRQSRWQNDVSNQNVNMNSSPSNNTNTTNVLSIKNLTGVLTPRQISDLTKMGIDNLDQLGQLTVLQLNSIGLSLKQITEIQLNTMNIQKLGLINPNEPQQFTGQTSATKDLDLRVPPIPGPVANSTPVPPELPGKDIDMRFQPSTIIQPPEDTSINKVVTQKEPHAHTNKDMIDIDQYTKDALKFASKDKENIDISNESYDAEKPVIANDTKDVDHRVLPFSDDAPRILHSTVEDNHVRKECDTDIRFLQPEPIFKNPEKRHRRSTTDDEDNNLLIDEKWYSSDEEKGPKKKSPVSSPKQTPPSPQAPAPSVIEPSAVLSRLGDLSKIDISEEVTKLLNTMKNNLQETKADNSSEGASSPQNRPRDPRSRRSPDKVSESIKPMIKKTPRVSIYECIDGEPTDGRRRTDVDLRKPDFNLPTFGDTDLRQTSGDVDFRFGLPFKPLPNYTPASEINGSINSHPPMTFKLVPIDIPRPDYTDIRNSTAKSQALVDPRLRKVFRLSVDESNSDSEKSTKTSTTTSTPTGPRIDPRRKPKEVELVSQDQKSNSLDLQTILQNSNWYKEMSSTQKIFVNQHLAPVTQMIKQFQLERIPGKKFDLAAIQGNTVLCNIFSNLGITLGENGEYSYLPKPKEALLKTPVNFSQAPFGNMVGPPGSIDGSNMNMMNIPPMGMNAMNNMNLGNMQGFNQNMADPRGGPTPGLLGIAPNIPHSFNNKFGGPSNFGNMQFNGPGPGNDFNFMDGEQNYPRFPNRGGHRGRGNDRWNRGGSGRGHRDRKNFNDRGNWKNDRN from the exons ATGATAATTGTTCCGACGAATATTAG TGACTCATTTAAGATGACAGAGGCCGTGCCGAACGCCGAGGTGGATGATTTGGAGGATGGCGAAATCGAGAGTGAAGGTGAAGAAACTACCGAAGTTCCAACTGAAGATAAAGGTATAGAAACTGTACCGACAATCGATGACAAATTACCACTTGAGAAATCTGAAActcaagatttttattattcaaaatcaggtaagaaaaagaaatcaaaatctaataaagaacaaaaatttaaggacaaaagtaaaaaaaatcgtaagtaCTCTAGTCCTACAGAAGATGATTTTGCTGGTAATATTGAAAAGGCTATTAGGAAAGCTATGAACAAAAACGACGGCGTCGAAGGTCCAAACGAGGCTGACGTAGACGAACGTCGTAAACATAAAAAACGGAAGAAACATGATAATAAGGACGGTCTAagtaaaaaacgaaaaaaacaagattattcTGATGAAATGGATGAAAGCGAAATGATGTGTATAAGAGGTGCCTCCCCGGTACATAGGCAATCGCCTGTCGATACGTATGCTGATGATGACAGGGATTCGTATGCATCTGATAGTAGTCATGAGTCTAGAGGCCAGCAGCATCATCGTCAACAAAGGCACAACAGGACACAGCGTGAACgtaataagaataataagaaCGATAATCGGAGAAGAGGTACTCATCCAATGCAAGACCCCGAAGGCGTCTGTTTATATTATATGCAGGGTAAATGCCACAAGGGCGATGATTGCATTTATTCTCATGATGCACAACCCCCTAGAAAAATGGAACTATGTAAATTCTATTTAATGGAATGTTGTGCAAAGAGagaaaaatgtttgtacatGCATGCTGATTTTCCATGTAAATATTATCACACTGGGCTTCCATGTATATACAAAGATGAGTGTAAGTTCGCACACGGAAAACCATTATCCGATGGTTTGAAGAATATACTCTTAAAACATATAGAATCAGCTCCTAAAGAAATTTTAGGGGACTTTCCTCGACTCAACAGGGAAGGTGctttaaaaatgatacaaaCAACGCAAGCTAGATTAATGCAGCAATATTCTGAAGCTCCAGAAATTCAGGAAAAAACTATTCCATctctatttgaattaaatataccAAATCCTCAAAATACGCCAGAATCTTTACAAGGAAATCAATATAATATGAACGATCGTCATAATAAAATATCGCCTAAAGTGCGACAGTCGAGATGGCAAAATGATGTATCTAATCAGAATGTTAATATGAATTCGTCGCCtagtaataatacaaatacaactAATGTACTTAGCATTAAAAATCTAACAGGAGTTTTGACACCTCGGCAAATATCGGATCTTACAAAGATGGGAATAGATAATTTAGATCAATTAGGTCAATTAACAGTATTACAACTTAATAGCATCGGTTTGTCTCTGAAACAAATCACCGAGATACAATTAAACACAATGAATATTCAGAAGTTAGGTCTTATTAACCCAAACGAACCTCAACAATTTACTGGTCAAACATCTGCCACGAAAGATTTAGATTTAAGAGTGCCACCTATACCAGGACCTGTAGCCAATAGTACACCAGTTCCACCGGAATTGCCAGGAAAAGATATTGATATGCGATTCCAGCCTTCGACAATTATTCAACCACCTGAAGATACTTCCATAAACAAGGTGGTAACCCAAAAAGAGCCACATGCACATACTAATAAGGATATGATTGACATTGATCAGTACACTAAAGATGCTTTAAAATTCGCTTCTAAGGATAAggaaaatattgatatttctaATGAGTCCTATGATGCCGAAAAACCAGTTATTGCTAATGATACAAAAGATGTCGATCACAGAGTTCTTCCGTTCTCAGACGACGCTCCAAGAATTTTACATTCTACAGTCGAAGACAATCACGTAAGAAAAGAATGTGATACAGACATCCGATTCCTTCAACCGgaacctatatttaaaaatcctGAAAAACGGCACCGTCGTTCGACTACTGACGATGAGGACAACAATTTATTGATAGATGAAAAATGGTATTCCAGCGACGAAGAAAAAGGACCAAAAAAGAAGTCTCCTGTTTCTTCGCCAAAACAAACACCACCTTCTCCTCAAGCCCCTGCTCCTAGTGTAATCGAGCCATCTGCAGTACTTAGTAGGCTTGGCGATCTCTCTAAAATAGACATCAGTGAAGAAGttacaaaattgttaaatacTATGAAGAACAATCTTCAAGAAACTAAGGCCGATAATAGCTCGGAGGGCGCATCTTCACCTCAAAACCGACCAAGAGACCCTCGTTCTAGAAGATCGCCGGATAAAGTAAGTGAATCCATTAAGCCTATGATTAAAAAGACACCTCGAGTATCTATTTATGAGTGCATTGACGGTGAACCTACTGACGGGCGGAGAAGAACTGACGTTGATCTACGTAAACCAGACTTTAATCTTCCTACTTTCGGTGACACGGATTTGCGTCAAACTAGCGGTGATGTTGATTTTCGATTTGGTTTGCCTTTTAAACCGTTACCTAATTATACTCCCGCTTCTGAAATAAACGGATCAATCAACAGTCATCCTCCTATGACATTTAAATTAGTACCAATAGATATACCCCGCCCGGATTATACAGACATTAGAAATAGTACTGCTAAGTCACAAGCGCTAGTAGATCCAAGACTTAGAAAAGTTTTTAGATTATCCGTCGACGAATCTAATAGCGATAGTGAAAAATCTACTAAGACCTCAACCACTACTAGCACACCCACAGGGCCTAGAATCGATCCTAGAAGAAAACCCAAAGAGGTCGAACTCGTGAGTCAAGATCAAAAATCTAATTCACTAGATTTACAAACCATATTGCAGAATTCTAATTGGTATAAAGAAATGAGCTCAACGCAAAAGATATTTGTTAATCAACATTTAGCACCAGTGACACAAATGATCAAGCAGTTTCAACTAGAAAGAATACCCGGCAAGAAATTTGATTTAGCAGCTATACAAGGTAATACAgtgttatgtaatatattttcgaACTTGGGTATCACATTAGGTGAAAATGGCGAGTACTCGTATTTGCCTAAACCCAAAGAAGCGTTACTTAAAACACCTGTTAATTTCAGTCAAGCTCCGTTTGGTAATATGGTTGGCCCTCCAGGGTCAATTGATGGAAGTAATATGAATATGATGAATATTCCGCCTATGGGTATGAATGCCatgaataatatgaatttagGTAATATGCAGGGATTTAACCAAAATATGGCGGATCCCCGCGGAGGCCCCACGCCTGGTTTACTAGGAATCGCTCCAAATATTCcacatagttttaataataagtttggTGGTCCTAGTAATTTTGGAAATATGCAATTTAATGGCCCGGGCCCTGGTAATGATTTTAACTTCATGGATGGCGAACAAAATTATCCCAGATTTCCAAATCGAGGAGGTCACCGAGGGCGCGGCAATGACCGCTGGAACAGGGGTGGTTCCGGTAGAGGGCATAGAGATCGGAAGAACTTCAATGATCGAGGAAATTGGAAAAATGATAGAAATTAg
- the LOC113498579 gene encoding protein suppressor of sable isoform X2: MLSSDSFKMTEAVPNAEVDDLEDGEIESEGEETTEVPTEDKGIETVPTIDDKLPLEKSETQDFYYSKSGKKKKSKSNKEQKFKDKSKKNRKYSSPTEDDFAGNIEKAIRKAMNKNDGVEGPNEADVDERRKHKKRKKHDNKDGLSKKRKKQDYSDEMDESEMMCIRGASPVHRQSPVDTYADDDRDSYASDSSHESRGQQHHRQQRHNRTQRERNKNNKNDNRRRGTHPMQDPEGVCLYYMQGKCHKGDDCIYSHDAQPPRKMELCKFYLMECCAKREKCLYMHADFPCKYYHTGLPCIYKDECKFAHGKPLSDGLKNILLKHIESAPKEILGDFPRLNREGALKMIQTTQARLMQQYSEAPEIQEKTIPSLFELNIPNPQNTPESLQGNQYNMNDRHNKISPKVRQSRWQNDVSNQNVNMNSSPSNNTNTTNVLSIKNLTGVLTPRQISDLTKMGIDNLDQLGQLTVLQLNSIGLSLKQITEIQLNTMNIQKLGLINPNEPQQFTGQTSATKDLDLRVPPIPGPVANSTPVPPELPGKDIDMRFQPSTIIQPPEDTSINKVVTQKEPHAHTNKDMIDIDQYTKDALKFASKDKENIDISNESYDAEKPVIANDTKDVDHRVLPFSDDAPRILHSTVEDNHVRKECDTDIRFLQPEPIFKNPEKRHRRSTTDDEDNNLLIDEKWYSSDEEKGPKKKSPVSSPKQTPPSPQAPAPSVIEPSAVLSRLGDLSKIDISEEVTKLLNTMKNNLQETKADNSSEGASSPQNRPRDPRSRRSPDKVSESIKPMIKKTPRVSIYECIDGEPTDGRRRTDVDLRKPDFNLPTFGDTDLRQTSGDVDFRFGLPFKPLPNYTPASEINGSINSHPPMTFKLVPIDIPRPDYTDIRNSTAKSQALVDPRLRKVFRLSVDESNSDSEKSTKTSTTTSTPTGPRIDPRRKPKEVELVSQDQKSNSLDLQTILQNSNWYKEMSSTQKIFVNQHLAPVTQMIKQFQLERIPGKKFDLAAIQGNTVLCNIFSNLGITLGENGEYSYLPKPKEALLKTPVNFSQAPFGNMVGPPGSIDGSNMNMMNIPPMGMNAMNNMNLGNMQGFNQNMADPRGGPTPGLLGIAPNIPHSFNNKFGGPSNFGNMQFNGPGPGNDFNFMDGEQNYPRFPNRGGHRGRGNDRWNRGGSGRGHRDRKNFNDRGNWKNDRN, encoded by the exons ATGCTCTCAAG TGACTCATTTAAGATGACAGAGGCCGTGCCGAACGCCGAGGTGGATGATTTGGAGGATGGCGAAATCGAGAGTGAAGGTGAAGAAACTACCGAAGTTCCAACTGAAGATAAAGGTATAGAAACTGTACCGACAATCGATGACAAATTACCACTTGAGAAATCTGAAActcaagatttttattattcaaaatcaggtaagaaaaagaaatcaaaatctaataaagaacaaaaatttaaggacaaaagtaaaaaaaatcgtaagtaCTCTAGTCCTACAGAAGATGATTTTGCTGGTAATATTGAAAAGGCTATTAGGAAAGCTATGAACAAAAACGACGGCGTCGAAGGTCCAAACGAGGCTGACGTAGACGAACGTCGTAAACATAAAAAACGGAAGAAACATGATAATAAGGACGGTCTAagtaaaaaacgaaaaaaacaagattattcTGATGAAATGGATGAAAGCGAAATGATGTGTATAAGAGGTGCCTCCCCGGTACATAGGCAATCGCCTGTCGATACGTATGCTGATGATGACAGGGATTCGTATGCATCTGATAGTAGTCATGAGTCTAGAGGCCAGCAGCATCATCGTCAACAAAGGCACAACAGGACACAGCGTGAACgtaataagaataataagaaCGATAATCGGAGAAGAGGTACTCATCCAATGCAAGACCCCGAAGGCGTCTGTTTATATTATATGCAGGGTAAATGCCACAAGGGCGATGATTGCATTTATTCTCATGATGCACAACCCCCTAGAAAAATGGAACTATGTAAATTCTATTTAATGGAATGTTGTGCAAAGAGagaaaaatgtttgtacatGCATGCTGATTTTCCATGTAAATATTATCACACTGGGCTTCCATGTATATACAAAGATGAGTGTAAGTTCGCACACGGAAAACCATTATCCGATGGTTTGAAGAATATACTCTTAAAACATATAGAATCAGCTCCTAAAGAAATTTTAGGGGACTTTCCTCGACTCAACAGGGAAGGTGctttaaaaatgatacaaaCAACGCAAGCTAGATTAATGCAGCAATATTCTGAAGCTCCAGAAATTCAGGAAAAAACTATTCCATctctatttgaattaaatataccAAATCCTCAAAATACGCCAGAATCTTTACAAGGAAATCAATATAATATGAACGATCGTCATAATAAAATATCGCCTAAAGTGCGACAGTCGAGATGGCAAAATGATGTATCTAATCAGAATGTTAATATGAATTCGTCGCCtagtaataatacaaatacaactAATGTACTTAGCATTAAAAATCTAACAGGAGTTTTGACACCTCGGCAAATATCGGATCTTACAAAGATGGGAATAGATAATTTAGATCAATTAGGTCAATTAACAGTATTACAACTTAATAGCATCGGTTTGTCTCTGAAACAAATCACCGAGATACAATTAAACACAATGAATATTCAGAAGTTAGGTCTTATTAACCCAAACGAACCTCAACAATTTACTGGTCAAACATCTGCCACGAAAGATTTAGATTTAAGAGTGCCACCTATACCAGGACCTGTAGCCAATAGTACACCAGTTCCACCGGAATTGCCAGGAAAAGATATTGATATGCGATTCCAGCCTTCGACAATTATTCAACCACCTGAAGATACTTCCATAAACAAGGTGGTAACCCAAAAAGAGCCACATGCACATACTAATAAGGATATGATTGACATTGATCAGTACACTAAAGATGCTTTAAAATTCGCTTCTAAGGATAAggaaaatattgatatttctaATGAGTCCTATGATGCCGAAAAACCAGTTATTGCTAATGATACAAAAGATGTCGATCACAGAGTTCTTCCGTTCTCAGACGACGCTCCAAGAATTTTACATTCTACAGTCGAAGACAATCACGTAAGAAAAGAATGTGATACAGACATCCGATTCCTTCAACCGgaacctatatttaaaaatcctGAAAAACGGCACCGTCGTTCGACTACTGACGATGAGGACAACAATTTATTGATAGATGAAAAATGGTATTCCAGCGACGAAGAAAAAGGACCAAAAAAGAAGTCTCCTGTTTCTTCGCCAAAACAAACACCACCTTCTCCTCAAGCCCCTGCTCCTAGTGTAATCGAGCCATCTGCAGTACTTAGTAGGCTTGGCGATCTCTCTAAAATAGACATCAGTGAAGAAGttacaaaattgttaaatacTATGAAGAACAATCTTCAAGAAACTAAGGCCGATAATAGCTCGGAGGGCGCATCTTCACCTCAAAACCGACCAAGAGACCCTCGTTCTAGAAGATCGCCGGATAAAGTAAGTGAATCCATTAAGCCTATGATTAAAAAGACACCTCGAGTATCTATTTATGAGTGCATTGACGGTGAACCTACTGACGGGCGGAGAAGAACTGACGTTGATCTACGTAAACCAGACTTTAATCTTCCTACTTTCGGTGACACGGATTTGCGTCAAACTAGCGGTGATGTTGATTTTCGATTTGGTTTGCCTTTTAAACCGTTACCTAATTATACTCCCGCTTCTGAAATAAACGGATCAATCAACAGTCATCCTCCTATGACATTTAAATTAGTACCAATAGATATACCCCGCCCGGATTATACAGACATTAGAAATAGTACTGCTAAGTCACAAGCGCTAGTAGATCCAAGACTTAGAAAAGTTTTTAGATTATCCGTCGACGAATCTAATAGCGATAGTGAAAAATCTACTAAGACCTCAACCACTACTAGCACACCCACAGGGCCTAGAATCGATCCTAGAAGAAAACCCAAAGAGGTCGAACTCGTGAGTCAAGATCAAAAATCTAATTCACTAGATTTACAAACCATATTGCAGAATTCTAATTGGTATAAAGAAATGAGCTCAACGCAAAAGATATTTGTTAATCAACATTTAGCACCAGTGACACAAATGATCAAGCAGTTTCAACTAGAAAGAATACCCGGCAAGAAATTTGATTTAGCAGCTATACAAGGTAATACAgtgttatgtaatatattttcgaACTTGGGTATCACATTAGGTGAAAATGGCGAGTACTCGTATTTGCCTAAACCCAAAGAAGCGTTACTTAAAACACCTGTTAATTTCAGTCAAGCTCCGTTTGGTAATATGGTTGGCCCTCCAGGGTCAATTGATGGAAGTAATATGAATATGATGAATATTCCGCCTATGGGTATGAATGCCatgaataatatgaatttagGTAATATGCAGGGATTTAACCAAAATATGGCGGATCCCCGCGGAGGCCCCACGCCTGGTTTACTAGGAATCGCTCCAAATATTCcacatagttttaataataagtttggTGGTCCTAGTAATTTTGGAAATATGCAATTTAATGGCCCGGGCCCTGGTAATGATTTTAACTTCATGGATGGCGAACAAAATTATCCCAGATTTCCAAATCGAGGAGGTCACCGAGGGCGCGGCAATGACCGCTGGAACAGGGGTGGTTCCGGTAGAGGGCATAGAGATCGGAAGAACTTCAATGATCGAGGAAATTGGAAAAATGATAGAAATTAg
- the LOC113498579 gene encoding protein suppressor of sable isoform X3: MTEAVPNAEVDDLEDGEIESEGEETTEVPTEDKGIETVPTIDDKLPLEKSETQDFYYSKSGKKKKSKSNKEQKFKDKSKKNRKYSSPTEDDFAGNIEKAIRKAMNKNDGVEGPNEADVDERRKHKKRKKHDNKDGLSKKRKKQDYSDEMDESEMMCIRGASPVHRQSPVDTYADDDRDSYASDSSHESRGQQHHRQQRHNRTQRERNKNNKNDNRRRGTHPMQDPEGVCLYYMQGKCHKGDDCIYSHDAQPPRKMELCKFYLMECCAKREKCLYMHADFPCKYYHTGLPCIYKDECKFAHGKPLSDGLKNILLKHIESAPKEILGDFPRLNREGALKMIQTTQARLMQQYSEAPEIQEKTIPSLFELNIPNPQNTPESLQGNQYNMNDRHNKISPKVRQSRWQNDVSNQNVNMNSSPSNNTNTTNVLSIKNLTGVLTPRQISDLTKMGIDNLDQLGQLTVLQLNSIGLSLKQITEIQLNTMNIQKLGLINPNEPQQFTGQTSATKDLDLRVPPIPGPVANSTPVPPELPGKDIDMRFQPSTIIQPPEDTSINKVVTQKEPHAHTNKDMIDIDQYTKDALKFASKDKENIDISNESYDAEKPVIANDTKDVDHRVLPFSDDAPRILHSTVEDNHVRKECDTDIRFLQPEPIFKNPEKRHRRSTTDDEDNNLLIDEKWYSSDEEKGPKKKSPVSSPKQTPPSPQAPAPSVIEPSAVLSRLGDLSKIDISEEVTKLLNTMKNNLQETKADNSSEGASSPQNRPRDPRSRRSPDKVSESIKPMIKKTPRVSIYECIDGEPTDGRRRTDVDLRKPDFNLPTFGDTDLRQTSGDVDFRFGLPFKPLPNYTPASEINGSINSHPPMTFKLVPIDIPRPDYTDIRNSTAKSQALVDPRLRKVFRLSVDESNSDSEKSTKTSTTTSTPTGPRIDPRRKPKEVELVSQDQKSNSLDLQTILQNSNWYKEMSSTQKIFVNQHLAPVTQMIKQFQLERIPGKKFDLAAIQGNTVLCNIFSNLGITLGENGEYSYLPKPKEALLKTPVNFSQAPFGNMVGPPGSIDGSNMNMMNIPPMGMNAMNNMNLGNMQGFNQNMADPRGGPTPGLLGIAPNIPHSFNNKFGGPSNFGNMQFNGPGPGNDFNFMDGEQNYPRFPNRGGHRGRGNDRWNRGGSGRGHRDRKNFNDRGNWKNDRN; encoded by the coding sequence ATGACAGAGGCCGTGCCGAACGCCGAGGTGGATGATTTGGAGGATGGCGAAATCGAGAGTGAAGGTGAAGAAACTACCGAAGTTCCAACTGAAGATAAAGGTATAGAAACTGTACCGACAATCGATGACAAATTACCACTTGAGAAATCTGAAActcaagatttttattattcaaaatcaggtaagaaaaagaaatcaaaatctaataaagaacaaaaatttaaggacaaaagtaaaaaaaatcgtaagtaCTCTAGTCCTACAGAAGATGATTTTGCTGGTAATATTGAAAAGGCTATTAGGAAAGCTATGAACAAAAACGACGGCGTCGAAGGTCCAAACGAGGCTGACGTAGACGAACGTCGTAAACATAAAAAACGGAAGAAACATGATAATAAGGACGGTCTAagtaaaaaacgaaaaaaacaagattattcTGATGAAATGGATGAAAGCGAAATGATGTGTATAAGAGGTGCCTCCCCGGTACATAGGCAATCGCCTGTCGATACGTATGCTGATGATGACAGGGATTCGTATGCATCTGATAGTAGTCATGAGTCTAGAGGCCAGCAGCATCATCGTCAACAAAGGCACAACAGGACACAGCGTGAACgtaataagaataataagaaCGATAATCGGAGAAGAGGTACTCATCCAATGCAAGACCCCGAAGGCGTCTGTTTATATTATATGCAGGGTAAATGCCACAAGGGCGATGATTGCATTTATTCTCATGATGCACAACCCCCTAGAAAAATGGAACTATGTAAATTCTATTTAATGGAATGTTGTGCAAAGAGagaaaaatgtttgtacatGCATGCTGATTTTCCATGTAAATATTATCACACTGGGCTTCCATGTATATACAAAGATGAGTGTAAGTTCGCACACGGAAAACCATTATCCGATGGTTTGAAGAATATACTCTTAAAACATATAGAATCAGCTCCTAAAGAAATTTTAGGGGACTTTCCTCGACTCAACAGGGAAGGTGctttaaaaatgatacaaaCAACGCAAGCTAGATTAATGCAGCAATATTCTGAAGCTCCAGAAATTCAGGAAAAAACTATTCCATctctatttgaattaaatataccAAATCCTCAAAATACGCCAGAATCTTTACAAGGAAATCAATATAATATGAACGATCGTCATAATAAAATATCGCCTAAAGTGCGACAGTCGAGATGGCAAAATGATGTATCTAATCAGAATGTTAATATGAATTCGTCGCCtagtaataatacaaatacaactAATGTACTTAGCATTAAAAATCTAACAGGAGTTTTGACACCTCGGCAAATATCGGATCTTACAAAGATGGGAATAGATAATTTAGATCAATTAGGTCAATTAACAGTATTACAACTTAATAGCATCGGTTTGTCTCTGAAACAAATCACCGAGATACAATTAAACACAATGAATATTCAGAAGTTAGGTCTTATTAACCCAAACGAACCTCAACAATTTACTGGTCAAACATCTGCCACGAAAGATTTAGATTTAAGAGTGCCACCTATACCAGGACCTGTAGCCAATAGTACACCAGTTCCACCGGAATTGCCAGGAAAAGATATTGATATGCGATTCCAGCCTTCGACAATTATTCAACCACCTGAAGATACTTCCATAAACAAGGTGGTAACCCAAAAAGAGCCACATGCACATACTAATAAGGATATGATTGACATTGATCAGTACACTAAAGATGCTTTAAAATTCGCTTCTAAGGATAAggaaaatattgatatttctaATGAGTCCTATGATGCCGAAAAACCAGTTATTGCTAATGATACAAAAGATGTCGATCACAGAGTTCTTCCGTTCTCAGACGACGCTCCAAGAATTTTACATTCTACAGTCGAAGACAATCACGTAAGAAAAGAATGTGATACAGACATCCGATTCCTTCAACCGgaacctatatttaaaaatcctGAAAAACGGCACCGTCGTTCGACTACTGACGATGAGGACAACAATTTATTGATAGATGAAAAATGGTATTCCAGCGACGAAGAAAAAGGACCAAAAAAGAAGTCTCCTGTTTCTTCGCCAAAACAAACACCACCTTCTCCTCAAGCCCCTGCTCCTAGTGTAATCGAGCCATCTGCAGTACTTAGTAGGCTTGGCGATCTCTCTAAAATAGACATCAGTGAAGAAGttacaaaattgttaaatacTATGAAGAACAATCTTCAAGAAACTAAGGCCGATAATAGCTCGGAGGGCGCATCTTCACCTCAAAACCGACCAAGAGACCCTCGTTCTAGAAGATCGCCGGATAAAGTAAGTGAATCCATTAAGCCTATGATTAAAAAGACACCTCGAGTATCTATTTATGAGTGCATTGACGGTGAACCTACTGACGGGCGGAGAAGAACTGACGTTGATCTACGTAAACCAGACTTTAATCTTCCTACTTTCGGTGACACGGATTTGCGTCAAACTAGCGGTGATGTTGATTTTCGATTTGGTTTGCCTTTTAAACCGTTACCTAATTATACTCCCGCTTCTGAAATAAACGGATCAATCAACAGTCATCCTCCTATGACATTTAAATTAGTACCAATAGATATACCCCGCCCGGATTATACAGACATTAGAAATAGTACTGCTAAGTCACAAGCGCTAGTAGATCCAAGACTTAGAAAAGTTTTTAGATTATCCGTCGACGAATCTAATAGCGATAGTGAAAAATCTACTAAGACCTCAACCACTACTAGCACACCCACAGGGCCTAGAATCGATCCTAGAAGAAAACCCAAAGAGGTCGAACTCGTGAGTCAAGATCAAAAATCTAATTCACTAGATTTACAAACCATATTGCAGAATTCTAATTGGTATAAAGAAATGAGCTCAACGCAAAAGATATTTGTTAATCAACATTTAGCACCAGTGACACAAATGATCAAGCAGTTTCAACTAGAAAGAATACCCGGCAAGAAATTTGATTTAGCAGCTATACAAGGTAATACAgtgttatgtaatatattttcgaACTTGGGTATCACATTAGGTGAAAATGGCGAGTACTCGTATTTGCCTAAACCCAAAGAAGCGTTACTTAAAACACCTGTTAATTTCAGTCAAGCTCCGTTTGGTAATATGGTTGGCCCTCCAGGGTCAATTGATGGAAGTAATATGAATATGATGAATATTCCGCCTATGGGTATGAATGCCatgaataatatgaatttagGTAATATGCAGGGATTTAACCAAAATATGGCGGATCCCCGCGGAGGCCCCACGCCTGGTTTACTAGGAATCGCTCCAAATATTCcacatagttttaataataagtttggTGGTCCTAGTAATTTTGGAAATATGCAATTTAATGGCCCGGGCCCTGGTAATGATTTTAACTTCATGGATGGCGAACAAAATTATCCCAGATTTCCAAATCGAGGAGGTCACCGAGGGCGCGGCAATGACCGCTGGAACAGGGGTGGTTCCGGTAGAGGGCATAGAGATCGGAAGAACTTCAATGATCGAGGAAATTGGAAAAATGATAGAAATTAg